One window of the Pseudarthrobacter sp. ATCC 49987 genome contains the following:
- a CDS encoding AI-2E family transporter — protein MGPEPAESYPRPGLPRSATILLALASATVVAFGISAMRGIFTPVFFAFVLTLCVHPLRRWMQGRGVPRGIATGTTIAAVFGLLTAFAAVLVASLAQFSALLPQYGPQLAQLGASLTQALESMGFGAEQTQAVLEGLTPGRIVGFLGGLLGNVASLVGGLVVILTMLILMAVDGSKIPALLTHLQFHRPALVSAFNGFGGGVRRYMIATTVLGVAQGLFNWLVLVILQVPGALLWGLLSFICSFIPNIGYFIAIVPPLFFGFLTGGWPTVLAVIVIYGGINSIIQSIIQPKYVGNAVALSETITFLSVLFWATILGPVGAILAVPLTLLVRTILLDSDPSMAWWRPLTGDKKDLNVILKQEDDAIRARRARRGPDSPDPGSMPKA, from the coding sequence ATGGGGCCGGAACCAGCGGAATCGTATCCACGTCCTGGCCTTCCCCGCTCCGCCACTATCCTGCTCGCATTGGCCAGCGCGACCGTCGTCGCTTTCGGCATTTCCGCGATGCGGGGAATTTTCACGCCCGTGTTCTTTGCCTTCGTGCTCACCCTCTGCGTTCATCCGCTGCGGCGATGGATGCAGGGCCGCGGCGTTCCGAGGGGAATCGCCACAGGAACTACCATCGCGGCAGTCTTCGGCCTGCTGACGGCCTTCGCTGCGGTTCTGGTTGCCTCACTGGCACAGTTCTCCGCGCTGTTGCCGCAGTACGGTCCGCAACTTGCCCAACTGGGCGCCTCCCTCACCCAAGCGCTGGAGTCTATGGGTTTCGGCGCCGAGCAGACGCAGGCGGTTCTGGAGGGGCTTACGCCTGGCCGAATTGTCGGGTTCCTCGGAGGCCTCCTGGGGAATGTCGCCAGCCTGGTGGGCGGCCTCGTGGTCATTCTGACGATGCTCATCCTCATGGCGGTGGATGGATCAAAGATCCCTGCCCTGCTGACCCACCTGCAGTTCCACCGACCGGCCCTGGTCTCCGCATTTAATGGCTTTGGCGGCGGCGTCCGCCGGTACATGATTGCGACCACTGTTCTCGGAGTGGCCCAGGGTCTCTTTAACTGGCTCGTCCTGGTCATTTTGCAGGTCCCCGGCGCCCTGCTCTGGGGGTTGCTGTCCTTCATTTGCAGTTTCATCCCCAACATCGGCTATTTCATCGCGATCGTCCCACCCCTGTTTTTCGGGTTCCTCACCGGCGGCTGGCCGACCGTCCTCGCCGTCATCGTCATCTACGGCGGGATAAACAGCATCATCCAATCCATCATCCAGCCCAAATATGTAGGCAACGCGGTGGCTCTCAGTGAGACGATTACCTTCCTCTCCGTGCTGTTCTGGGCCACCATCCTGGGCCCTGTCGGCGCCATCCTTGCCGTACCCCTGACCCTCCTGGTCCGCACCATCCTCCTCGACTCAGACCCGTCCATGGCCTGGTGGAGGCCCTTGACGGGGGACAAGAAGGACCTCAACGTAATCCTCAAGCAAGAAGACGACGCGATCCGCGCCCGCCGGGCCCGGCGTGGACCGGACAGCCCGGACCCCGGCAGCATGCCGAAGGCATGA
- a CDS encoding GAP family protein — protein sequence MLSLVTNLVLFALAGAISTVPVSITMMILLSPNPRRGALPFLVGSLAGSIVVVGLSAVGMRLLPVRPELDQDVLLTWLGLLVGAFLIGYAAYLFAHKSQTDSALLGKMKTRFHSARPWEFVVLGLGLNLRPKAILLAVTAGALISVREPPLLQGTLFVLAFATVTQSAVVIPIAIWLHSPERAEGPLTAIYTWLQRNGRTIAAVATLAIGVFIVGYTVVQL from the coding sequence GTGCTGAGCCTCGTCACCAACCTGGTGCTGTTCGCCCTCGCCGGGGCGATCAGCACCGTGCCCGTGAGCATCACCATGATGATCCTGCTCTCCCCCAACCCACGCCGCGGAGCCCTGCCCTTCCTGGTTGGCAGCCTTGCCGGCTCGATCGTGGTTGTCGGTCTTTCGGCCGTCGGGATGCGTTTGCTGCCGGTCCGGCCGGAACTGGATCAGGACGTACTCCTCACCTGGTTGGGCCTGCTGGTCGGGGCCTTCCTGATTGGCTATGCCGCATACCTGTTCGCGCACAAAAGCCAGACTGACAGCGCCTTGCTCGGCAAAATGAAGACCAGGTTCCATTCGGCCCGCCCGTGGGAATTCGTGGTCCTCGGCCTGGGCCTGAATCTGCGCCCCAAGGCGATCCTGCTCGCTGTAACGGCCGGCGCGCTGATCAGTGTCCGGGAACCGCCCTTGCTGCAGGGAACCCTGTTCGTCCTCGCCTTCGCAACCGTGACCCAGTCCGCCGTCGTCATCCCGATCGCCATATGGTTGCATTCCCCGGAGCGGGCCGAAGGGCCGTTGACCGCCATTTACACGTGGTTGCAGCGCAACGGGCGCACGATTGCGGCGGTCGCAACACTGGCGATCGGTGTGTTCATTGTTGGCTACACCGTTGTCCAGCTCTGA
- a CDS encoding SHOCT domain-containing protein, whose amino-acid sequence MSFWENFWDIFWWFLCVYAFFAFLYALFVVIGDIFRDHQMNGWLKAVWIVFLAFLPFLGVLVYLIARGKGMTERAMERVRQNQEEADAYIRQVATASPTEEISKAKALLDAGTISPAEFEKIKSSVLV is encoded by the coding sequence ATGAGTTTCTGGGAGAACTTTTGGGATATCTTCTGGTGGTTCCTTTGCGTGTATGCATTCTTCGCCTTCCTGTATGCGTTGTTCGTTGTCATTGGCGACATCTTTCGCGACCACCAGATGAACGGGTGGTTGAAGGCCGTATGGATAGTTTTCCTGGCGTTCCTGCCTTTCCTGGGCGTGCTGGTGTACCTGATTGCCCGCGGTAAGGGCATGACCGAAAGGGCCATGGAACGGGTCCGGCAAAACCAGGAGGAGGCCGACGCCTACATCCGCCAGGTCGCTACGGCGAGCCCAACCGAAGAGATTTCCAAAGCCAAGGCTCTTCTGGACGCTGGAACCATCAGTCCTGCCGAGTTCGAAAAGATCAAGAGCAGCGTACTGGTCTGA
- a CDS encoding MFS transporter translates to MTSPNGGNTQAEPFNGRLALLLAMAMFVLVVDTSIMNVSISAVVKDIGSTVSGLQSAIALEALVSAAFILIGGKIGDLIGRKRAYVIGLVCYAIGAVAMTMAQSLLPIIIFWAVIGGLGASLLLPAMQSLIHGNFAGEAQKRVYALVGASAAIAAAVGPLLGGFITTFLSWRVAFLLEALIIAVVLSGIKLVRDVPFVGSRSLDIVGSVLSIVGMGGIVLGILVWQEGGESVGALLAVGAVGLGGLIYWLVRRKRHDKAALLDPDLFQSKAFRFGATGQMLQQVALGGTMIVLPIYLQMVLGYNAMQAGFSIAPLSLTMFAVAMLAGKKAGSRRPASLIRWGFLLLIVGLVVLVPIVPRADSGWWLLVPLIISGCGLGLLVSQLNNYTLSPISDERVSEAASVNSASGSFGLSLGLAFAGGIMLASLSSIFIGMATTSTVLAPEQQQQVSQSLEQDAQVMSDAQLQELLASQPEEVRNEIIRINTEARPLALQIALLVPILAGGAGLFTAFRMMRLPDPKPSGTGEGAILG, encoded by the coding sequence ATGACCTCGCCAAACGGTGGCAACACCCAGGCAGAGCCCTTCAACGGCAGACTGGCGTTGCTGCTGGCGATGGCGATGTTCGTCCTGGTGGTCGATACGTCGATCATGAACGTCTCGATCTCGGCCGTTGTAAAAGACATCGGTTCAACAGTCAGCGGCCTCCAGTCAGCGATTGCACTCGAAGCGCTGGTTTCCGCCGCTTTCATCCTGATCGGCGGGAAAATCGGCGATCTGATCGGGCGCAAGCGCGCCTATGTGATCGGACTTGTCTGCTATGCCATCGGAGCTGTGGCGATGACGATGGCCCAAAGCCTTCTTCCGATCATCATCTTCTGGGCCGTGATCGGCGGGCTGGGTGCCTCGCTCCTGCTCCCCGCCATGCAGTCCCTCATCCACGGAAATTTTGCGGGAGAGGCGCAGAAGCGGGTCTATGCCCTGGTTGGAGCGTCGGCTGCGATCGCCGCGGCGGTAGGGCCCTTGCTCGGCGGGTTCATCACCACGTTCCTGTCCTGGCGGGTCGCCTTCCTGCTCGAGGCGCTCATCATCGCCGTTGTGCTTTCCGGCATCAAGCTCGTTCGCGACGTTCCGTTCGTGGGGTCCCGATCGTTGGACATCGTCGGTTCGGTCCTGTCCATCGTTGGCATGGGCGGAATCGTGCTCGGTATTCTGGTCTGGCAGGAGGGCGGCGAATCTGTGGGGGCGCTCCTGGCCGTGGGTGCGGTCGGACTGGGCGGTCTGATCTACTGGCTCGTCAGGCGCAAACGCCACGACAAGGCCGCGCTGCTGGACCCGGACCTGTTCCAATCGAAAGCCTTCCGGTTCGGTGCCACGGGACAAATGCTGCAGCAGGTCGCGCTCGGCGGCACCATGATCGTGCTGCCCATCTACCTTCAGATGGTCCTCGGGTACAACGCCATGCAGGCAGGGTTCTCGATCGCGCCACTCTCGCTGACCATGTTCGCGGTTGCAATGCTCGCCGGAAAGAAGGCCGGGTCGCGTCGCCCGGCCAGCCTTATCCGGTGGGGCTTCCTGCTCTTGATCGTGGGCCTGGTGGTGCTGGTCCCGATCGTGCCGCGTGCGGATTCCGGCTGGTGGCTCCTGGTGCCGTTGATTATCTCCGGATGTGGCTTGGGGCTGTTGGTGTCCCAGCTCAACAACTACACGTTGTCTCCTATTTCGGACGAACGGGTCAGTGAGGCCGCCAGTGTCAACTCGGCTTCCGGGTCGTTCGGGTTGTCGCTCGGGCTCGCATTTGCAGGCGGCATCATGTTGGCATCGCTCTCGTCCATCTTCATCGGTATGGCAACGACCAGCACGGTTCTTGCACCCGAACAGCAGCAGCAGGTCTCGCAGAGCCTGGAACAGGACGCCCAGGTGATGAGCGATGCGCAACTTCAGGAACTCCTTGCCAGCCAACCGGAGGAAGTCCGGAACGAAATTATCCGGATCAACACGGAAGCGCGGCCCCTGGCGCTCCAGATCGCGCTGTTGGTTCCGATACTGGCCGGCGGCGCCGGGCTGTTTACGGCCTTCCGCATGATGCGGCTTCCGGATCCCAAGCCCTCTGGCACCGGGGAAGGCGCGATCCTGGGTTGA
- a CDS encoding SulP family inorganic anion transporter has protein sequence MKKPQRGHLAVVPIAGQLRSYDRAWLRGDLIAGVTVAALIVPKNLGYAGIAGIPLQNGLYAAAAGAIVYGIFGSCRQISMGPSSGLAAVAASAVLAAGITSQQDVASFVAGITLASGILFLFLAVLKMGWIAQFLSRAVVTGFLFGAAIDVVIGELPKLTGTEVTGSKPFQELRSWLGTLGEAQQTTVIVGVIALAVVFGLRAVAPRVPGALVLVVGGLLAAQLFDLGARGVALVGDVPSGLPSPQIPNGQLLWNNAGTVAIASVALVLIGFSQTAGDARAFAAKHHYQIDINQESAAQSLANTAAGVFQGMPVSTSLSASSLNDHSGAKTGLASLASGVTVLLTLLFLAPLFSNLPKPVLAALIIEAVVMGMMNLPEMRRLARVQKFDFWIAVAAIVGTLVFGVLAGVVIGIGLSLIWLVGVATHPGMPSLGREPGTQVFREADEHPGDEVIPGIAVIRFDGGLFFATADALEDRLREAIHSTPELTGIVVDCGGINFVDSQGAAKMADIADLAHDAGVTLRLARLKPTVRATLGRDGVIERIGEDKIHGNIFRAVQAEQGAAGRGPDDKQG, from the coding sequence ATGAAAAAACCGCAGCGAGGCCACCTGGCTGTCGTGCCCATCGCCGGTCAACTCCGTTCCTATGACCGCGCCTGGCTGAGGGGCGATCTCATCGCCGGAGTCACCGTCGCGGCCCTGATCGTTCCGAAGAATCTGGGGTACGCCGGTATCGCTGGGATTCCGCTGCAGAACGGCCTGTATGCGGCGGCGGCCGGCGCAATCGTGTACGGGATCTTCGGCTCCTGCCGGCAAATCTCGATGGGGCCCAGCTCAGGTTTGGCGGCGGTGGCTGCGAGCGCCGTGCTCGCGGCCGGCATCACGAGCCAGCAGGATGTCGCTTCCTTCGTCGCGGGAATCACTCTCGCCTCAGGCATCCTGTTCCTGTTCCTTGCCGTCCTCAAGATGGGCTGGATTGCGCAGTTTCTCTCGCGTGCCGTGGTCACCGGGTTCCTCTTTGGCGCGGCAATCGACGTCGTCATCGGGGAGCTCCCGAAGCTGACCGGGACCGAAGTCACGGGTTCCAAACCGTTCCAGGAGCTGAGGTCATGGCTGGGGACCCTGGGCGAGGCTCAGCAGACCACCGTGATTGTCGGTGTCATCGCGCTGGCGGTCGTCTTCGGACTGAGGGCGGTCGCGCCCCGGGTCCCGGGCGCCCTGGTCCTCGTTGTGGGCGGCCTGCTGGCAGCGCAGCTGTTCGATCTCGGGGCCCGGGGGGTGGCCCTGGTGGGTGATGTGCCCAGCGGGTTGCCGTCGCCGCAGATCCCGAACGGACAGCTCCTGTGGAACAACGCGGGAACTGTCGCCATCGCATCCGTGGCGCTGGTCCTGATCGGCTTCTCCCAGACCGCGGGGGATGCGCGGGCGTTCGCCGCCAAGCACCATTATCAGATCGACATCAATCAGGAGTCCGCGGCCCAGTCGCTGGCCAACACGGCGGCGGGAGTATTTCAGGGGATGCCGGTCTCGACGAGTCTGTCAGCGAGTTCGCTGAACGACCACTCAGGGGCCAAGACCGGTCTGGCGTCCCTCGCCTCCGGTGTTACGGTTCTGCTCACACTGCTGTTCCTGGCACCGCTCTTCTCGAACCTGCCCAAACCGGTGCTCGCGGCACTCATCATCGAAGCCGTTGTGATGGGCATGATGAACCTGCCGGAGATGCGACGGCTTGCCCGGGTGCAGAAGTTCGACTTCTGGATAGCCGTCGCGGCGATCGTGGGTACCCTCGTCTTCGGCGTGCTCGCAGGCGTCGTCATCGGGATCGGGCTATCGCTCATTTGGCTGGTCGGGGTGGCCACGCACCCTGGGATGCCGTCCCTTGGACGAGAACCGGGCACCCAGGTCTTTCGTGAAGCCGATGAGCACCCCGGCGACGAGGTGATACCCGGGATTGCCGTGATCAGGTTCGACGGCGGCCTCTTCTTCGCCACCGCGGACGCACTGGAGGATCGTCTCCGTGAGGCCATCCACTCAACCCCGGAACTCACCGGCATCGTGGTGGACTGTGGCGGGATCAACTTCGTCGATTCCCAAGGCGCGGCGAAGATGGCGGACATCGCGGACCTTGCCCACGATGCCGGCGTCACACTGCGCCTCGCCCGGCTCAAGCCGACCGTCCGGGCGACCCTCGGAAGGGACGGAGTGATCGAGCGCATCGGCGAGGACAAGATCCACGGCAATATCTTCCGCGCCGTGCAGGCGGAACAGGGGGCCGCAGGGCGGGGGCCCGACGATAAGCAGGGTTAG
- a CDS encoding SDR family oxidoreductase codes for MTIVVTGATGQLGRLVVEALLEHDVPAARIVATGRELSRIAELAARGVQVRPVDYTDPDSLRQAFAGAEKVLLISGSEVGQRLEQHRNAIAAAQDAGVGLIAYTSIANAGSTNMQLAAEHEATEAALAASGLPFVLLRNSWYLENYTEQLDTYRQHGAVLGSAGAGRVSAATRADYARAAAAVLLQDGQAGKVYELGGDVPFTLTELAAEVSAATGRPVQYRDLPEEQYTGMLVGAGLPEGYAAILADSDLGIARGELLVTSGDLSALIGRPTTSMREAVRVAAGTEARRH; via the coding sequence ATGACCATCGTTGTCACGGGCGCCACCGGCCAGCTCGGCCGCCTTGTTGTTGAAGCGCTCCTCGAGCACGATGTGCCCGCCGCCCGGATCGTTGCCACCGGTCGTGAGCTCTCGAGGATCGCCGAGCTCGCCGCGCGGGGCGTCCAGGTCCGGCCCGTCGACTACACCGACCCGGATTCCCTGCGCCAGGCGTTTGCGGGGGCCGAAAAGGTCCTGCTGATTTCCGGCAGTGAGGTTGGCCAGCGCCTGGAACAGCACCGGAACGCCATCGCGGCCGCCCAGGATGCAGGCGTCGGGCTGATCGCCTACACCAGCATCGCCAATGCCGGCAGCACGAACATGCAGCTGGCCGCTGAGCACGAGGCCACGGAAGCAGCCCTGGCAGCGTCCGGCCTGCCGTTCGTACTGCTCCGCAACAGCTGGTACCTGGAGAACTACACGGAACAACTGGACACCTATCGTCAGCACGGCGCCGTGCTCGGGAGTGCCGGTGCGGGCCGGGTCAGTGCGGCCACGCGCGCCGATTATGCCCGTGCCGCCGCGGCGGTGCTGCTTCAGGACGGCCAGGCCGGGAAGGTCTATGAGCTCGGCGGCGACGTGCCGTTCACCCTCACCGAGCTTGCTGCGGAAGTCAGCGCCGCCACCGGCCGTCCGGTGCAGTACCGGGATCTGCCGGAGGAACAGTACACAGGGATGCTGGTGGGTGCCGGTCTGCCGGAGGGCTACGCGGCGATCCTGGCCGACAGTGATCTCGGCATCGCGCGCGGCGAGCTGCTCGTGACCAGCGGTGACCTCAGTGCCCTGATTGGACGGCCCACAACCTCGATGCGCGAGGCCGTGCGGGTGGCCGCCGGAACGGAAGCTCGCCGGCATTAG
- a CDS encoding winged helix-turn-helix transcriptional regulator — MKVSDASPSLPAAPALAGIFPAGCPSRTVLDHVSSKWGVLILVALWDGPQRWSELRRRAEGISEKMLAQTLRTLEGDGFLRRDAQPIIPPRVDYSLSGRGRELVAVLLPLVSWIAEHAGEIVNAPVTPASAAAVNGRPAS, encoded by the coding sequence ATGAAAGTAAGTGACGCTTCCCCAAGCCTGCCGGCCGCCCCCGCGCTGGCCGGGATCTTCCCCGCCGGGTGTCCCAGCCGGACTGTCCTCGATCATGTCTCCAGCAAATGGGGGGTGCTGATCCTGGTCGCGCTGTGGGACGGCCCGCAGCGCTGGAGCGAACTGCGACGCCGGGCCGAAGGCATCAGCGAAAAGATGCTCGCCCAGACGCTCAGGACTCTGGAAGGGGACGGCTTCCTCCGTCGCGACGCCCAGCCAATCATCCCGCCCAGGGTCGACTACAGCCTCTCCGGCCGCGGTCGCGAACTGGTCGCCGTGCTGCTCCCGCTGGTCAGTTGGATCGCCGAACACGCCGGCGAAATCGTCAACGCCCCGGTCACCCCAGCCTCCGCCGCAGCCGTCAACGGCAGGCCGGCGTCGTGA
- a CDS encoding MBL fold metallo-hydrolase, whose protein sequence is MTVLNLEVRWYAGTRPRRRRAAPPIQVHWAAANTVLLRQDITDNFEAPFLYLLFGDECALLLDTGATADATRFPLRETVDTLMDGWLRGHPRDGYELVVAHSHAHGDHVAGDGQFTDRPHTRVVGHSTEEVAGFFGLNGWPRGTARFDLGGRALEVIPTPGHHPSAVALYDEDTGILLTGDTVYPGRLYVQDFPSFQDSLRTLCDFSAAHPVTAVLGAHIEMPSRPFRDFPLGSTWHPDEAPLPMAAGDLQTIRDAAARVAGRPGAHRFANFIIWNGPCRRESAAQSVRLLLSRALGR, encoded by the coding sequence GTGACAGTTCTCAACCTCGAGGTGCGCTGGTACGCGGGGACGCGGCCCCGCAGGCGCAGAGCAGCGCCGCCGATCCAGGTCCACTGGGCTGCAGCGAACACCGTCCTGCTCCGGCAGGACATCACCGACAACTTCGAAGCGCCCTTTCTCTACCTGCTGTTCGGCGACGAATGCGCGCTGCTCCTCGATACGGGTGCCACGGCGGATGCCACCAGATTTCCCCTGCGGGAGACGGTCGACACACTCATGGACGGCTGGCTGCGCGGGCATCCCCGGGACGGCTACGAACTCGTTGTGGCCCACTCGCACGCCCACGGGGACCATGTCGCCGGAGACGGGCAGTTCACAGACCGTCCCCACACCCGGGTCGTGGGACACTCAACCGAAGAAGTTGCCGGGTTCTTTGGGCTCAACGGCTGGCCTCGCGGCACGGCCCGGTTTGACCTCGGCGGACGGGCGCTGGAGGTGATCCCCACGCCGGGGCACCATCCTTCCGCCGTCGCCCTCTACGACGAGGACACCGGCATTCTGCTCACCGGAGACACGGTTTACCCGGGCCGGCTGTACGTGCAGGATTTTCCGTCCTTTCAGGATTCGCTGCGCACCCTCTGCGATTTCTCTGCGGCCCATCCGGTCACGGCCGTCCTTGGCGCGCACATCGAAATGCCGTCCCGGCCGTTCCGGGACTTCCCGCTCGGCTCGACCTGGCACCCTGATGAAGCTCCCCTTCCGATGGCTGCCGGGGACCTGCAGACGATCAGGGATGCTGCCGCCCGGGTTGCCGGCCGTCCCGGGGCACACCGGTTCGCCAACTTCATCATCTGGAACGGGCCCTGCCGGCGCGAGTCCGCGGCCCAGTCCGTCCGGCTCCTCCTGTCCCGGGCGCTCGGCAGGTAG
- a CDS encoding alanine racemase produces the protein MSSPNQRQSGTAEDIPASAATAPAYPQLRLNVDALDNNIRVMAAWCQDRGVELAPHVKTTMSAPIIERQVASGAVGVTVATVDQAESVLNWGHQHILVANEIVDQRGLLRLRTWLEEDSGREIRCFVDSAAGVGAAARAFAGAAATLEVLIDVGTPGGRTGTRNLPNALRLAKLVHGTPGLRLVGVAGYEGVVPNSRAESTINAVDRHCRLVRDVYLAAAEYFETADPIYSMGGSAFPDRVAAHLPDDSQVPGTRRILRSGCYVTHDHGTYASVSPVPGLVPALSVRAVVLSVPEEGIAVVGAGKRDLPYDAGLPVFLSARTADGVPKHGATAHVRSLFDHHAVLAGATGLDVTDVVDFGISHPCSAFDRWPEYVVTDGGGRDTGVWRTDFHRSSLAPTQHS, from the coding sequence GTGAGCAGCCCGAACCAGCGCCAGAGCGGAACCGCCGAAGATATCCCTGCCAGTGCTGCCACCGCCCCGGCGTATCCACAGTTGCGGCTCAACGTCGACGCCCTCGACAACAACATCCGTGTGATGGCCGCCTGGTGTCAGGACCGGGGCGTGGAGCTTGCCCCCCATGTCAAAACGACCATGTCAGCACCGATCATCGAGCGGCAGGTGGCTTCCGGCGCCGTCGGCGTCACCGTGGCCACCGTGGACCAGGCCGAGTCGGTTCTGAACTGGGGGCATCAGCACATTCTCGTCGCCAATGAGATCGTCGACCAGCGCGGCCTGCTGCGCCTCCGCACCTGGCTGGAGGAGGATTCCGGGCGGGAAATCCGCTGCTTCGTGGATTCCGCCGCTGGTGTCGGGGCGGCCGCCCGGGCCTTCGCCGGAGCGGCCGCCACCCTGGAGGTGCTGATCGACGTCGGCACCCCGGGCGGACGCACGGGAACCCGGAACCTCCCCAATGCGCTTCGCCTGGCCAAGTTGGTCCACGGTACGCCCGGCCTCCGGCTCGTCGGTGTCGCCGGGTACGAAGGCGTTGTCCCCAACAGCAGGGCAGAGTCCACCATCAACGCCGTCGACCGGCACTGCAGGCTGGTGCGCGACGTGTATCTTGCTGCAGCCGAGTACTTTGAGACCGCCGACCCGATCTACTCCATGGGCGGGTCCGCGTTCCCGGACCGCGTCGCGGCTCACCTGCCCGATGACAGCCAGGTGCCTGGCACCAGACGGATCCTCCGGTCTGGCTGCTACGTCACCCACGATCACGGCACGTACGCCAGCGTCAGCCCGGTTCCGGGGCTGGTTCCGGCACTTTCGGTCCGGGCTGTCGTGCTGTCCGTTCCCGAGGAGGGAATCGCCGTCGTCGGGGCCGGGAAACGGGACCTTCCTTACGACGCTGGACTGCCCGTTTTCCTGTCGGCCCGCACCGCAGACGGCGTCCCAAAACACGGTGCAACCGCCCATGTGCGGAGCCTTTTCGACCATCACGCCGTCCTGGCCGGAGCGACGGGACTGGACGTCACGGATGTGGTCGACTTTGGGATCTCGCACCCCTGCTCCGCCTTCGACCGCTGGCCCGAATACGTCGTTACCGACGGCGGCGGACGCGACACCGGCGTGTGGCGGACGGACTTCCACCGCTCGTCGCTGGCACCGACCCAACACTCCTGA
- a CDS encoding NUDIX domain-containing protein, which yields MTVTSAGILLYRRGPGPEVEVWIAHMGGPYWARKDARAWSIPKGEYLPDEDPLAAAQREFAEEMGHPAPAAEYIPLGAFRQPSGKIITVFTAGSDFAPERIVSNTFPLEWPKGSGIVRSYPEIDAAQWTPETEARIKLVGGQLPILDALIQHLAGPGT from the coding sequence ATGACAGTCACGAGCGCAGGCATCCTGCTGTACCGCCGGGGCCCCGGACCGGAGGTGGAGGTGTGGATAGCCCATATGGGCGGACCGTACTGGGCGCGAAAGGATGCCCGGGCCTGGTCAATACCCAAAGGCGAATACCTCCCGGACGAGGACCCGCTGGCCGCTGCGCAGCGCGAGTTCGCCGAAGAAATGGGCCACCCTGCACCGGCCGCCGAGTACATCCCCCTGGGGGCTTTCCGGCAGCCTTCGGGCAAGATCATCACGGTCTTCACGGCCGGGTCCGACTTTGCGCCCGAACGGATTGTGAGCAACACCTTCCCGTTGGAATGGCCCAAGGGATCCGGCATAGTCCGGAGCTACCCGGAGATCGATGCCGCCCAATGGACACCGGAGACCGAAGCCCGCATCAAGCTGGTGGGTGGCCAACTGCCGATCCTCGACGCGCTCATCCAGCACCTGGCGGGCCCGGGCACCTGA
- a CDS encoding GYD domain-containing protein produces MPLYLSKFSYTPETWARMITNPEDRGKAAQAYIESVGGKLHGFWYAFGTHDGYNLWEAPDNVSMAAVALAITGGGALSSLETTVLLSVDETLEALRMAGEVKYRAPGTR; encoded by the coding sequence ATGCCGCTCTATCTTTCGAAGTTCAGCTACACCCCTGAGACCTGGGCCAGGATGATCACCAATCCCGAAGACCGCGGGAAAGCCGCCCAGGCATACATCGAATCGGTCGGAGGAAAGCTCCACGGCTTCTGGTACGCGTTCGGCACCCACGACGGGTACAACCTCTGGGAGGCCCCTGACAACGTCTCCATGGCCGCGGTGGCACTGGCAATCACCGGAGGCGGTGCTCTGAGTTCGTTGGAAACGACCGTACTGTTGAGCGTCGACGAAACACTGGAGGCCCTGCGGATGGCCGGAGAGGTGAAGTACCGGGCCCCCGGCACCAGATAG
- a CDS encoding AAA family ATPase, with protein sequence MLIVLTGIDGSGKTTAAQALVDAARQTGNSALFLPNYAGRRRMSLMSAALGVRMPARLADFIETAVRTFNVLNSHRRAWRFQGLAVMDRHLHCQLALRKMHGIPRGRFLPFLIRTLPQPDLVIYLDVDPHEAHARVVARGTDSERLEDLECLRGAYQSLPEFCRFTSITADGLPSEVLSRLQTALATASGRQAGEPAPGNPARTNSHSSFTGKRY encoded by the coding sequence TTGCTGATCGTGCTTACGGGAATTGACGGGTCGGGGAAAACGACAGCGGCCCAAGCCCTTGTCGATGCCGCCCGCCAGACCGGGAACAGCGCCCTGTTTCTGCCCAACTATGCGGGTCGCCGGAGGATGTCTCTGATGAGTGCCGCGCTGGGCGTCCGTATGCCCGCGCGGCTTGCAGATTTCATTGAGACGGCAGTCCGCACATTCAACGTCCTGAATTCACACCGCCGCGCCTGGCGTTTTCAGGGCTTGGCGGTCATGGATCGGCACCTTCACTGTCAGCTCGCGCTGCGCAAGATGCACGGAATTCCCAGGGGACGTTTCCTGCCCTTCCTGATCAGGACACTCCCCCAACCTGACCTGGTCATTTACCTGGATGTTGACCCCCACGAGGCGCACGCCAGGGTAGTCGCGCGGGGTACCGATTCCGAGCGCCTCGAGGATCTGGAGTGCCTGCGCGGCGCCTATCAATCACTTCCCGAATTCTGCCGTTTCACCAGCATCACAGCCGACGGGCTGCCCTCCGAGGTGCTCTCCCGGCTGCAGACAGCCCTCGCGACGGCCAGCGGAAGGCAGGCCGGGGAGCCCGCCCCGGGAAATCCTGCCCGCACCAATTCACACAGCAGTTTCACAGGGAAGCGCTATTGA